A region of Rhabdothermincola sediminis DNA encodes the following proteins:
- a CDS encoding dihydrofolate reductase family protein produces MRPLRYAINVTLDGCCDHRAGVPDAESHAHWATTLARADALLFGRVTYQMMEEAWRRPADGRWPEWMGESDIAFAEVIDGARKYVVSSTLDELDWNAELLRGDLGEAVRRLKDQPGPELLVGGVTLPLALADLGLIDEYEFIVQPVLAGHGPRLLDGLAQRIDLELVDRHVFRSGAVSLRYRPAPENSVAR; encoded by the coding sequence GTGAGACCGCTGCGCTACGCGATCAACGTCACGCTCGACGGTTGCTGCGACCACCGGGCGGGAGTGCCGGACGCGGAGTCGCATGCCCACTGGGCAACCACGCTGGCCCGTGCCGACGCACTGCTGTTCGGCCGGGTGACCTACCAGATGATGGAGGAGGCCTGGAGGCGGCCGGCCGACGGTCGGTGGCCCGAGTGGATGGGCGAGAGCGACATCGCGTTCGCCGAAGTCATCGACGGCGCCCGGAAGTACGTGGTGTCCAGCACGCTCGACGAGCTCGACTGGAACGCGGAGCTCCTGCGTGGGGATCTCGGCGAGGCCGTCCGCCGTCTCAAGGACCAGCCAGGCCCGGAGCTGCTCGTCGGCGGCGTAACCCTCCCACTGGCGCTCGCGGACCTCGGATTGATCGACGAATACGAGTTCATCGTCCAGCCCGTCCTCGCCGGGCACGGGCCGCGGTTGCTCGACGGTCTTGCCCAGCGGATCGATCTCGAACTGGTCGACCGACACGTGTTCCGTTCGGGTGCCGTGTCGCTCCGGTATCGGCCGGCGCCGGAGAACAGTGTAGCACGTTGA
- a CDS encoding MFS transporter, with amino-acid sequence MGDRRERLAYERRWLILAVLCFSLLVIVLDNSILNVAIPTIVRDLDATNTQLQWMVDSYTLIFAGLLLTAGALGDRFGRRGALQIGFLIFGGGSALSALAGTADHLIATRALMGAGAALIMPATLSIITNVFPAEERGRAIGVWAGVAGLGGALGPLTGGFLVEHFYWGSVFLVNIPIVAIGVIAGFFLIPTSKDPAAPRLDIAGAALSIIGLTALLYAIIEAPAEGWSDPKILGGFAAGAALLVVFALWERHTDAPMLDVSFFKNPRFTAASSSITLVFFAMFGSIFLLTQYMQFTLGFEPFETGLRMLPFAGAMMITAPTSARLAERVGTKVTVVAGMLLVTAGLVTMTTLAADTSYPALVWRLMLVAMGMGLVMAPATESIMGSLPLAKAGVGSAVNDTTRQVGGALGVAVIGSVLSSTYGHRIEAFFSAHPAPPEALAAAKGSLGGAIAVATNLQGVPGLSALAGDLLSTANEAFIDALHHGVLVGAVVTILGALVAAVWLPQRARAEDVASQEVEYELEWDLAEQPSA; translated from the coding sequence ATGGGAGACCGACGGGAGCGACTCGCCTACGAACGCCGATGGCTGATCCTGGCGGTGCTGTGCTTCAGCCTGCTGGTGATCGTGCTCGACAACTCGATCCTGAACGTGGCCATCCCGACGATCGTGCGGGACCTCGACGCCACCAACACCCAGCTGCAGTGGATGGTCGATTCCTACACGCTGATCTTCGCCGGCCTGCTGCTCACCGCCGGCGCGCTGGGCGATCGGTTCGGGCGCCGCGGGGCGTTGCAGATCGGCTTTTTGATCTTCGGAGGCGGATCGGCCCTATCGGCGCTGGCTGGCACCGCCGACCATCTCATCGCCACCCGGGCCTTGATGGGTGCCGGAGCGGCGCTCATCATGCCGGCCACGCTCTCGATCATCACCAACGTCTTCCCCGCTGAGGAGCGGGGCCGGGCGATAGGAGTGTGGGCGGGCGTCGCCGGCCTGGGTGGAGCGCTCGGACCACTGACCGGCGGGTTCCTGGTCGAGCACTTCTACTGGGGCTCGGTGTTCTTGGTGAACATCCCCATCGTCGCCATCGGGGTGATCGCCGGGTTCTTCCTGATCCCAACCTCGAAGGACCCTGCCGCCCCGCGACTCGACATCGCCGGCGCCGCGCTGTCGATCATCGGCCTGACTGCGCTGCTCTACGCGATCATCGAGGCGCCCGCCGAGGGGTGGTCGGACCCGAAGATCCTCGGAGGATTCGCGGCTGGCGCTGCGCTGCTGGTGGTGTTCGCCCTGTGGGAGCGACACACCGATGCACCGATGCTCGACGTGAGCTTCTTCAAGAACCCGAGGTTCACCGCCGCGAGCTCCTCGATCACCCTGGTCTTCTTCGCCATGTTCGGCTCTATCTTCCTGCTCACCCAGTACATGCAGTTCACCCTCGGGTTCGAGCCGTTCGAGACCGGTCTGCGGATGCTGCCGTTCGCCGGGGCGATGATGATCACCGCTCCCACCAGCGCCCGGCTGGCCGAGCGGGTCGGGACCAAGGTGACCGTCGTGGCCGGGATGCTGCTGGTCACCGCGGGGTTGGTGACCATGACCACCCTGGCCGCCGACACCTCCTACCCGGCCCTCGTCTGGCGGCTGATGCTGGTGGCGATGGGCATGGGGTTGGTGATGGCCCCCGCTACCGAGTCGATCATGGGATCGCTGCCCCTGGCGAAAGCAGGTGTCGGCTCCGCGGTCAACGACACCACCCGGCAGGTGGGTGGGGCGCTCGGCGTGGCGGTGATCGGCAGTGTGCTCTCGTCCACCTACGGGCATCGGATCGAGGCGTTCTTCTCGGCCCACCCGGCACCGCCGGAGGCGCTGGCGGCGGCGAAGGGATCGCTGGGAGGGGCCATAGCCGTGGCTACGAACCTCCAAGGTGTCCCCGGGCTCTCCGCGCTGGCGGGCGACCTGCTCTCCACCGCCAACGAGGCGTTCATCGATGCTCTGCACCACGGCGTACTCGTCGGGGCCGTGGTGACCATTCTCGGTGCGCTGGTGGCGGCGGTCTGGCTGCCACAGCGGGCCCGCGCCGAGGACGTGGCCAGCCAGGAAGTCGAGTACGAGCTTGAATGGGACCTGGCTGAACAGCCCTCAGCCTGA
- a CDS encoding TA system VapC family ribonuclease toxin: MIVDANVLLYARNEADPRHDQARTWLEDALNGPTRVGLPWWTLVAFVRIATNPRAFPHPLTPTEAALQVGEWLDAPRAWLPEPSAAYREVFIALVRDHDVRGPLVTDAQLAALAIDHGVPVVSTDADFARFPAVEWINPLGTR; the protein is encoded by the coding sequence GTGATCGTCGACGCCAACGTGCTCCTGTACGCCCGCAACGAGGCCGATCCCCGGCACGACCAGGCTCGCACCTGGCTCGAGGACGCGCTGAACGGCCCGACCCGGGTCGGACTGCCGTGGTGGACGCTCGTGGCATTCGTGCGCATCGCCACCAACCCGCGGGCCTTCCCCCATCCGCTCACTCCCACCGAGGCCGCGCTCCAGGTCGGCGAATGGCTCGACGCGCCTCGCGCCTGGCTCCCCGAGCCGAGCGCGGCGTATCGCGAGGTGTTCATCGCGCTGGTGCGTGACCACGACGTGCGCGGCCCGCTGGTCACCGACGCCCAGCTCGCCGCGCTGGCAATCGACCACGGTGTGCCGGTCGTGTCCACCGACGCCGACTTCGCCCGGTTCCCCGCCGTCGAGTGGATCAACCCGCTCGGGACGAGATGA
- a CDS encoding ribbon-helix-helix protein, CopG family → MRTTVTLDEDVVKALEALRRERGLGTSAALNELVRRGLAATEPPRARFRQRTSSMGTPKVALDDIGSALELLEGEGHG, encoded by the coding sequence ATGCGGACGACAGTGACGCTGGACGAGGATGTGGTGAAGGCCCTCGAGGCCCTCCGCCGCGAGCGAGGCTTGGGCACATCCGCGGCGTTGAACGAGCTCGTCCGCCGCGGGCTCGCAGCCACCGAGCCACCGAGAGCCCGGTTCCGCCAGCGAACCTCCTCGATGGGGACACCCAAGGTGGCCCTCGACGACATCGGCTCGGCGCTCGAGCTGCTCGAGGGTGAGGGGCACGGGTGA
- a CDS encoding peroxiredoxin encodes MGLQINQEAPDFEAETTHGRIRFHEWIGDSWAVLFSHPKDFTPVCTTELGYMAKIQPEFERRGVKIIGLSVDATEDHERWADDIEETQGARPTYPIIGDADFTVSKLYGMLPASTSGDAKERTPADNQTVRNVFVIGPDKKIKLILVYPMTTGRNFDEVLRVIDSLQLTATHKVATPVNWKQGEDVIIAGSVSNEEAEQLFGTWRAPKPYLRIVPQPS; translated from the coding sequence ATGGGTCTGCAGATCAACCAGGAGGCTCCGGACTTCGAGGCGGAGACCACCCACGGCAGGATTCGGTTCCACGAGTGGATCGGGGACTCGTGGGCGGTGCTGTTCTCGCATCCGAAGGACTTCACGCCGGTGTGCACCACCGAGCTGGGCTACATGGCCAAGATCCAGCCCGAGTTCGAACGGCGGGGGGTGAAGATCATCGGATTGTCGGTCGACGCCACCGAAGACCACGAACGGTGGGCCGACGACATCGAGGAGACCCAGGGGGCCCGCCCCACCTACCCGATCATCGGGGACGCGGACTTCACGGTCTCAAAGCTCTACGGGATGTTGCCGGCGAGCACGTCGGGTGACGCCAAAGAGCGCACCCCAGCTGACAACCAGACGGTTCGCAACGTCTTCGTGATCGGCCCGGACAAGAAGATCAAGCTGATCCTCGTGTACCCGATGACCACCGGGCGGAACTTCGACGAGGTGCTCCGGGTCATCGACTCGCTGCAGCTCACCGCGACCCACAAGGTGGCCACCCCGGTCAACTGGAAGCAGGGCGAGGACGTGATCATCGCCGGCTCGGTGAGCAACGAGGAGGCCGAGCAGCTCTTCGGCACCTGGCGGGCACCGAAGCCGTACCTGCGCATCGTGCCGCAGCC